From the Verrucomicrobiia bacterium genome, the window GGGACAATTCGATACCCTTTTCTCGACGTGGTTACCGCTCGCAGACGCGGTCATCCTGGATGCCGTTTCCCTCGGGGAAACCACCCGTTGGGCAGTGGACTCCCTCGTGGCGTCCACCCTCCAGGAGCATCAGGCCGTGATCGTGCGCGTGGCTGCCGGGCAAGAGCTGGCGGGTTCCATGCCGTCCGGTTGGTTGATGGTTTCCGACGTGGATTCCGCAGAACGCTTGAACCAGGCCCTGGGCACGTTCTTCGAATTGCGCGATGCCCAATCCAAACTGAAACGGGTCGATGCCGTGATGGCGCGTCAACGACAAGCGGTTGCCCCGACGGCGGCCGGCGTCCCGCAACAGCGCTCAATGGCACCGCCGCACATGTCGGCCATCGGCCAATCGTTCGAGGCGTATCGGTACCGCGACGCGTTGAAGGATCTCTCGCGAATTCTCAGCCAATATGTGGATGAGGGCGAACTCCTTGCGGAGTTTTTGCGGCTGGTGCGCGAGTTACTCGGTGTCGGCAAGGTGGGGATTTTCACACGCCGTCTACCCGGGGACCTCTTTGCCGGCCAATCAGCCCCCGGGAGCAGGCAATTCACTGCTGCTCGTAGCGCCGGAATCGCGCAGCATGTTGCCGAGCATTTGCGGTTGAGCATCGATTCAGGTATTGGCTCTTATCTGGTACGCGAAGCCAGGATTCTCCGACGGACACAGATGCTGGATTCACTGGCCCTTGATTACGACCCGGAGATTGCCCGTGAGTTTGAAGCATTGGGGACCGAGGTGGCTGTGCCGATCTTCGATGATGACCAATTGTTGGGCGTGTTGACGTTCAGCGGCAAGATCACGGGCGAGCCCCTGGCGACCGAGGAATTGGAGCTGGTTTACTATTTGATGGCCCAGCTTGCGCAGGCAGTCCGCAACCTGCATTTGCGCGACCGGATTGCCGGCCAGCAACGGTTCGTCAACGAGGTGTTGGCGCACGTACAGACTGGCGTGGTTGTGGTCGGCCAAAACAGCCGCGTCCTTGCGGTCAACCGTCGCGCCAGCGAATTGCTTGAGTTGGGCGGCAAGGTAATTGTTGGCCAGGACAGCCGGCAGTTGCCGAGTCGTGTGGCCGATGTGGTGTTCGAGACTCTGCAGACGGGCCGCGAGATTCACCAGCGGGAGGTGGTGTTGCCGCCGGGACATCGCCCGCTCGGCATCAGCGCCACCCGTTTTGCCATGACGGCGGGCAGCGTGGTGGCCGGAGAGGGCGGGTGGATTGCGGTCGCGCTGATTGAGGACCTCACGCAGGTCAAGTTGCAGCAAACGCGCTCACGGGAGCTGGCTGACAAAGAATTTTTTACGCGCCTGGCGGCGCGCCTGTCGCACGAACTGAAGAATTCGCTGGTGTCCATCAAGATTTTCGCGCAACTTCTGCCAGAGCGACACGACGACAAGGAGTTTCGCGAGCAGTTCAGCACAACGGTCGCCAACGAAGTGAACCGGGTGGACGTGTTGGTCAATAATCTGACGTTCTTTGCCCATCCGTTGCTGTTGGTGTGTGAAGACCTCGTGTTGAGTGACGTCATCGACACCTGCGTCAAGAACGTCACGCAGGAATTCGGCCGCAAGCAGGTGGCACACATTATCGGTGTAGGCGAGAAGGCTCCTGAACCGTCCCAGGCGCCTGTGGTGACCGTGAAGAAGAATTTCGCGCACAAGTTTGCGCGGCTCGAAGGCGATCGCATCCGTCTGTTGCAGGCATTCGAGCACGTCTTGCGGAACGCGGTGCAGTGCATGCCGCAGGGCGGTCGGCTGACCATCAGCACGAGCGACGCACAGGTGACGGACTATCCTGACGGCAATCTGCCGGCGGGAGGAGGCGTACGCCTGGAATGGCAGGACACGGGCGGCGGGATTGCTCTGGAAGACTTGCGGCGCGTGACGGAACCATTCGTGACCACGCGTAACGTCGGCGTGGGATTGGGGCTGACGATTGTGAAAAAGATCGTCGAACGGCACGGTGGACGTTTGGAGATCGATAGCCTGCTGGGCCGCGGGACGACGATTGTGATGGTGCTGCCACTCAAGGCGCAGCCGCATCCCGATGATGATTTGTTACGGGAGAGTTTGAAGACGGCAGCGTCTTCTCCCCCATCAAGCGCGGGGGACGCCGCCAGGGTGCGCAACCGCATTGCCGAGCGTTGGGGTGCGGATGCGGGCCGACAGCCGGACCAGTCGTAAAGCCGTATAGGGGACGCGACCTTCGATGGGTCGTGTGATGGGGCGTTGTATCGATTTAGCATTTAGCCACGGAGGCATGGAGAGATGTCGAAAGCAAGAATTCTGGTTATTGACGATGAAGAGAGTCCGCGCGAGTCGATGCGGTTTATTCTGAAGGACCGCTACGATGTGACGCTGACGGAGAGCGGTTCCAGCGGTTTGGAGGCGCTGGGAAAGAGTGGGCCGTTTGACGTGGTGCTGCTCGACATGAAGATGCCGCAGATGGACGGTCTCGAAGTGCTTTCCAAGATCCTGCAGTTCGCCCCAACCATGCCGGTCGTGATGGTCACGGCCATCACGGAAGCCAAGCCCGCTGTGCAGGCGATGAAAATGGGCGCGGCCGATTACCTGAATAAACCGTTTGATGTGGATGAGATTCGCCTTGTCGTCGATCGCATCCTCAAGGAGAAGGCGCTCGAACGCGAAGTCGGCCGTCTGCGCACGGAACTGCAGGTCGTCAGCAAGTTCGAGAATATCGTGGGCAATGGCGCCGCGATGCAAAAAGTGTATGGACTGATCCAACGCGTGGTGGACACGGACACGTCGATCCTGGTGCTCGGCGAAACGGGCACAGGCAAGGAGTTGGTCGCCCGGGCGCTGCATTACAACAGCGTGCGCCGGGACGGGCCGTTCATTCCCGTGCACTGCGCGGCGATCCCCAGCGAATTGTTGGAAAGCGAATTGTTCGGCCATGAAAAAGGCTCCTTCACCGGCGCGTTGCAGCGGCGCATCGGCATGTTTGAGGCGGCCGGGGGCGGGACCCTGTTCCTCGATGAAATTGGCGAAATGCCGCTGGGCACGCAGAGCAAGCTCCTCCGCGCCCTTCAGGAGCGTGAGATCCGTCGCGTGGGCGGGGCCGAAACAATCAGCATTAATGTGCGGCTGGTCTGCGCGACGAATCGCGACCTGGAGCAGGAGGTCAAGAAGGGAACATTTCGCGAGGATCTTTACTATCGCATCAACGTTGTCCCCATTGTGATTCCCTCGTTGCGCGAGCGTCAGGATGACATTCCCCAGTTGACGTTGCATTTCGCGCAGCGCTTCGCCAAGGAGTTAAATCGCGAAGTACCGCAGTTCACGCCGTCGGCGATGGATTTGTTGCTTTCCTATCCGTGGCCCGGCAACGTGCGCGAATTGGAGCACGCGATTGAGCGGCTGCTGGTCACGTGCGATTCCAATAAAATTGTCGCGGAAGACCTGCCGTTTGTGATTTCACAAGCGGACGCGGCGACGGCGCAGGTGGCTTCGCGACTGGCGGCCAGCATGCCGAGCGGCCATCTCGGCGAGAAGCTAGAATTTGAAGCCGGCGGGCTTGATCTGCCGAAGATCACCGAGGACCTTGAACGACGCGCGATTGAGGAGGCGTTGCGGCGCACAGGCGGCGTAATCACGGAAGCGGCGCGCGCACTCCATATCACGCGACGGATGCTCCGCTATAAGATGGACAAACTCGCGATCACATCGGGCCGCGCAGAGGACGGGGAGGCGGAACCCGAGGAGTCCGACGAGAGCGCGGCGGCAACGGACGTAACGTAGCCAAACTTGTCGCGTACAGGCGTGTAGTCTGGCCAATTTTGCGCGCGTTCTGCACATGGGTGCTCAAATCGTTTCTTTCCGTCCGAAAGACAGCGCTTCCACGGTCTTTCCCCCTGGGTTTCCTGCTTTCCCGGCCGTGGCATAACCATTGCTAGTTATCAACCCGAAGCCTCGCAGCCGGGGGCTAAACAGCACAGTGCAGGAGGACAAAACGATGAAAAAGCTCATGCAAATGATGGTCTGCGCAACGGTACTCGTAGCGATTGGTGCTTTCGCCGTCCCCCCGGTATTCGGGCTTGGCTTCGACAACCCGGACCAGGATGCGCGGGCCACGGGGCAGGGCGAAGCTTTCGTCGCCCAGGCGGACGACGCATCGGCGATCTATTACAATCCGGCAGGCCTGACACAGCTACACGGCACGGAAATCACGTCCGGGATGATGGCGTCGTTCCCCGACTCTCGCCTGGATGGAGGAGGACCGGGCACCGAGATGAACACGATGGCCTTTATCCCGCATCTCTATGCGTCGACGGACTTCGGGATGACGGAGTCGCCATGGCGATTTGGTATCGGCTTCAACGTCCCTTTCGGCAATGTGGCGGATTACCCCAAGACCGGTCCGTTCCGTTACGAAATCACGACCGCCAGCCTGGCCGTCTACGATATCCAACCGACGGTTGCGTTTCAGGTTAACGAGCATCTGTCCCTCGGGGCGGGTGTAAATGTTTATCTTGGGGATACCCGGTTGAATCGTCAGGTTTCATTTTCCCCATTCCCCGATGGTCACATCCATTTCGGTGCGAAAGGGGATGCTGTCGGCGCCTCGGCTGGTTTGTTGTGGAAAATAACACCACAGCACTCCATCGGGTTATTGTACCGCAGTCCGTTCAACATCGATTTTAATGGCAATGGCAAGTTGGTCACCCCGCTCGGCAACCAACAGAAACCCGCCAATACGACGATCGAATTCCCACAGTTTGTCAAAGGCGGCTATGCGTTTCGACCGGTCCCGCAACTGAAATTGGAAGCCGACGTCGAATGGATAAATTGGGACACGTTGAATACCCTGACGCTACATGCGCCGGGCGCGGCCTTCAATGGAACAACGATTCCGTTCAATTGGAAGGACAGTTGGTACTATGAATTTGGCACCGAGTACGAGATCAACGAGCACTGGACGGTGCGTGGAGGTTATATTTTCTCCGTAAACACAGTGCCCAACAGCACATTTTCGCCGACAGTACCCGACTCGAACCGCCATGTGTTCAGCCTGGGTGGTGGTTATTCGACGGCGCGGTACAGTATCGACCTCGTCTACCAGTATAGCCTGTCGGTGGACCGCACGGTCAACAATGGTACGGTCGCGGACGGTACCTGGAAGAGCGACAACCACGCGGTAATGGTCACGACCAGCTTGAAATTCTGAGGAAATCGGAGAGGAAATCCATGGCTGCATTTGACACACTCACCGCGGAACCGTCAGCACCCAAGGTGGCGGGGAAGCCGACGTTGCTCATCGTGGATGACGAGCCAGGCCCCCGCGAATCACTGCGGATTGTCTTCAAAGATCGCTACCAGTGCGTCATGGCCACCTGTGGCCGTGAGGGTATCGAGTATGCGCGCACGCACGTCGTGGATGCCGCCATTCTTGACATCAAGATGCCGGACCTGAGCGGCGTGGATGTGCTGCGTGAGTTGAAAGAAATCGATCCTGACACCGAATGCGTGATGCTCACGGGTTACGAGACCATCGAGACCGCACGCGCGGCCGTGCGCTTCGGTGCGGCCGATTACCTGAACAAGCCCTTCGACGTGTTCTCCGTCCGCGAAGTGCTCGACAAGTGCATGAAGCGCCGCCAGGGTAAGCTCGCCGCGGAAGAAAATGTCCGCACGCTGGAACAGACAAATGAAGACCTCGGGCGTGAGTTGGCGCAGCTCAATCGGGCGGTGGAAGCGGGCGTGCTCTCCGCCGGCGTCGTGCATGAGATGAACAACCCGTTGGCGATCATTGCGGGATACACCGATCTGCTCGGCCGTGACCTTGCGGCACTTGGCATGGCCGACCAGGAGACCGCGCAGCATGTGCGGCAGCGGCTGGCCTCGATTCAACGCGAGATCGACCGCTGCAAGGACATTGCCCGCCGCTTTTTGAATTTCTCGCGAAGCCCCCAGGAGTCCCAGGAGGTCATCGGCGCGCGCCGGTTACTGGAAGACGCAGCGGCGTTGATCAAGGCGCATCCGGCCAACCACGGCACCGAAATCACGTTCGCCACCGGTGACCCGGATCCACAACTCAAGGTGAATCCCGCGGAAATCCTGCAGGTGCTTATCAATCTCGGCGTGAATGCCCTGCACGCGATGAGCGGGGGTGGGACGCTTCAGTTGTCCGCGATGCAAGCTTCGTCCCTGCCCTCCGTGTGGGCCTTCCGTTCGGAAACCTTCGATCCGCAGAAGCCGATGGTCAGGATGTCCGTGGCGGACAGCGGTTGCGGCATCGAGCCCGAGAACATCGGCAAGATTTTTCAGCCCTACTTCACGAGCAAAAAGGAAGGGACCGGGCTCGGCCTGGCCATCACCTGCGAGCTTGTCGCCCGTTACGGCGGCGCGATCGACGTGCGCAGCACCGTCTCTCACGGCACCACGTTCAGCGTCTACTTGCCGCTTCCGGCCTGAATCTGCTAACATCCTCACCGCATGGGTGGGGACCCGAAAGCCGGATCATTTTTTCTGGGCATTGAGGGCGGTGGCACGCGCACCGTCGCCTTGCTTGCTGATGCGCGCGGCCAGATTCGCAAACGCTTCGAACTTGGCCCCCTCAATCTTAAACTGGCTTCCAACACGGATATTCTCCGCAGGTTGCGCGAGATCAAGAGCCGCGCGGCGCTTCGCCCTTCTTCATGGGCTCTCTGTCTGGCCGGCTGCCGCACGGCTGCGGACCGCGCGCGCCTTCGCTCACTCGCGGAACACATCTGGCCGCGCGCGCCCCTTTACGTGGGCAATGATTTGGACTCCGGCTTCGCGGCGGCATTTGGCCTGAACTACACTGGGATTCTCGTGATCAGCGGCACCGGCTCTTGCGTCCAGGGCCGTAAGGGGACACAAATCGCGCAGGCTGGCGGTTGGGGACACCTGCTGGGCGATCATGGCAGCGGTTACTGGATTGCGTTGACCGGTCTACGCGCGGCGGTGCGCGAACACGATCGTCGCGGGGTGACAACGCCCGCATTGCGTCGCGTCCTGCGCGGGCTCTGCCTGAACTCGCCTGACGAACTGGTTGACTGGATTCATGCCGCGAGCAAGGCGGACGTCGCCGCGTTGGCGAGTGAGTTCCTCAACAAGGACGGGAGCCGGCTTACACTACAAGCCGCGTCGTTTCTGGCGATGGATTGTGAGGCTGTGGCGAGGAAACTAGGCCTTGCCAATCCCGATATTGCTCTTGTCGGTGGATTACTCACCAAACACAAACGGTTCCGCGCCTGGGTCACGCACCGCTTGCGCATGATCTTCCCGCGATCCCGCATTTTCGTCCCAAAGCGGGAGTCGGCAGAGGGGGCGTTGCTGCTTGCGGGCATGGAGCCGGCGCATGTAGATTCAAACTTCGTTCTTCCTTCTTCCCCGTTGTCTTTGACCGAGCAACGCAATCCGCGCACGATGGATTTGGACAGGCGGCCGGTCTCGCAGCTCATCGACATGATGCTCCGCGAGGAAGCTCGTGTGATTCCCGCCTTGCGGAAGAACAAGCTCATGATTGCGCGGGCCGTCAATGACATCGTTCGCGCATTTCGGCGTGGCGGACGGCTGTTTTACATTGGCGCGGGTACGAGCGGTCGGTTGGGTGTACTGGACGCCAGTGAATGCCCGCCGACGTTCTCGACCGACCCCGAGATGGTACAGGCGATTATCGCTGGTGGCGCGACGGCGCTGCACACAGCTGTGGAAGGCGCCGAGGACGATTCGATGGCGGGCGCGGAGGCGGTACGAATACGCGGGGTTGGCAGGCGGGATGTTGTGATCGGCATCGCCGCCAGTGGTTCCACACCGTTTGTACTGGGTGCGCTGGACGAGGCGAAGCGGCTCGGCGCGAAGACGTTTCTGCTGTGTTTCTCTCCAC encodes:
- the murQ gene encoding N-acetylmuramic acid 6-phosphate etherase codes for the protein MGGDPKAGSFFLGIEGGGTRTVALLADARGQIRKRFELGPLNLKLASNTDILRRLREIKSRAALRPSSWALCLAGCRTAADRARLRSLAEHIWPRAPLYVGNDLDSGFAAAFGLNYTGILVISGTGSCVQGRKGTQIAQAGGWGHLLGDHGSGYWIALTGLRAAVREHDRRGVTTPALRRVLRGLCLNSPDELVDWIHAASKADVAALASEFLNKDGSRLTLQAASFLAMDCEAVARKLGLANPDIALVGGLLTKHKRFRAWVTHRLRMIFPRSRIFVPKRESAEGALLLAGMEPAHVDSNFVLPSSPLSLTEQRNPRTMDLDRRPVSQLIDMMLREEARVIPALRKNKLMIARAVNDIVRAFRRGGRLFYIGAGTSGRLGVLDASECPPTFSTDPEMVQAIIAGGATALHTAVEGAEDDSMAGAEAVRIRGVGRRDVVIGIAASGSTPFVLGALDEAKRLGAKTFLLCFSPPQSTVHTPLFFHTGPEAITGSTRLKAGTATKLVLNMLTTISMIRLGKVVSNLMVDVKPTNEKLRARACRIVATLKRCSEEQARKRLARSHWNVKKVLR
- a CDS encoding outer membrane protein transport protein codes for the protein MKKLMQMMVCATVLVAIGAFAVPPVFGLGFDNPDQDARATGQGEAFVAQADDASAIYYNPAGLTQLHGTEITSGMMASFPDSRLDGGGPGTEMNTMAFIPHLYASTDFGMTESPWRFGIGFNVPFGNVADYPKTGPFRYEITTASLAVYDIQPTVAFQVNEHLSLGAGVNVYLGDTRLNRQVSFSPFPDGHIHFGAKGDAVGASAGLLWKITPQHSIGLLYRSPFNIDFNGNGKLVTPLGNQQKPANTTIEFPQFVKGGYAFRPVPQLKLEADVEWINWDTLNTLTLHAPGAAFNGTTIPFNWKDSWYYEFGTEYEINEHWTVRGGYIFSVNTVPNSTFSPTVPDSNRHVFSLGGGYSTARYSIDLVYQYSLSVDRTVNNGTVADGTWKSDNHAVMVTTSLKF
- a CDS encoding sigma-54 dependent transcriptional regulator, which codes for MSKARILVIDDEESPRESMRFILKDRYDVTLTESGSSGLEALGKSGPFDVVLLDMKMPQMDGLEVLSKILQFAPTMPVVMVTAITEAKPAVQAMKMGAADYLNKPFDVDEIRLVVDRILKEKALEREVGRLRTELQVVSKFENIVGNGAAMQKVYGLIQRVVDTDTSILVLGETGTGKELVARALHYNSVRRDGPFIPVHCAAIPSELLESELFGHEKGSFTGALQRRIGMFEAAGGGTLFLDEIGEMPLGTQSKLLRALQEREIRRVGGAETISINVRLVCATNRDLEQEVKKGTFREDLYYRINVVPIVIPSLRERQDDIPQLTLHFAQRFAKELNREVPQFTPSAMDLLLSYPWPGNVRELEHAIERLLVTCDSNKIVAEDLPFVISQADAATAQVASRLAASMPSGHLGEKLEFEAGGLDLPKITEDLERRAIEEALRRTGGVITEAARALHITRRMLRYKMDKLAITSGRAEDGEAEPEESDESAAATDVT
- a CDS encoding response regulator; the encoded protein is MAAFDTLTAEPSAPKVAGKPTLLIVDDEPGPRESLRIVFKDRYQCVMATCGREGIEYARTHVVDAAILDIKMPDLSGVDVLRELKEIDPDTECVMLTGYETIETARAAVRFGAADYLNKPFDVFSVREVLDKCMKRRQGKLAAEENVRTLEQTNEDLGRELAQLNRAVEAGVLSAGVVHEMNNPLAIIAGYTDLLGRDLAALGMADQETAQHVRQRLASIQREIDRCKDIARRFLNFSRSPQESQEVIGARRLLEDAAALIKAHPANHGTEITFATGDPDPQLKVNPAEILQVLINLGVNALHAMSGGGTLQLSAMQASSLPSVWAFRSETFDPQKPMVRMSVADSGCGIEPENIGKIFQPYFTSKKEGTGLGLAITCELVARYGGAIDVRSTVSHGTTFSVYLPLPA
- a CDS encoding ATP-binding protein, whose translation is MKTALLLTNSAQTQRLLTDILGEKTNIVLLPPPTEPSQGQFDTLFSTWLPLADAVILDAVSLGETTRWAVDSLVASTLQEHQAVIVRVAAGQELAGSMPSGWLMVSDVDSAERLNQALGTFFELRDAQSKLKRVDAVMARQRQAVAPTAAGVPQQRSMAPPHMSAIGQSFEAYRYRDALKDLSRILSQYVDEGELLAEFLRLVRELLGVGKVGIFTRRLPGDLFAGQSAPGSRQFTAARSAGIAQHVAEHLRLSIDSGIGSYLVREARILRRTQMLDSLALDYDPEIAREFEALGTEVAVPIFDDDQLLGVLTFSGKITGEPLATEELELVYYLMAQLAQAVRNLHLRDRIAGQQRFVNEVLAHVQTGVVVVGQNSRVLAVNRRASELLELGGKVIVGQDSRQLPSRVADVVFETLQTGREIHQREVVLPPGHRPLGISATRFAMTAGSVVAGEGGWIAVALIEDLTQVKLQQTRSRELADKEFFTRLAARLSHELKNSLVSIKIFAQLLPERHDDKEFREQFSTTVANEVNRVDVLVNNLTFFAHPLLLVCEDLVLSDVIDTCVKNVTQEFGRKQVAHIIGVGEKAPEPSQAPVVTVKKNFAHKFARLEGDRIRLLQAFEHVLRNAVQCMPQGGRLTISTSDAQVTDYPDGNLPAGGGVRLEWQDTGGGIALEDLRRVTEPFVTTRNVGVGLGLTIVKKIVERHGGRLEIDSLLGRGTTIVMVLPLKAQPHPDDDLLRESLKTAASSPPSSAGDAARVRNRIAERWGADAGRQPDQS